From a single Stomoxys calcitrans chromosome 4, idStoCalc2.1, whole genome shotgun sequence genomic region:
- the LOC106082428 gene encoding cerebellar degeneration-related protein 2-like isoform X3 translates to MEVFAEEPQQKADEDLSQYMLDDLQLAAELGKTLLERNKELETLLKDHKHTIEEQEQEIVYLKKHTTALREVNDSRLKVYEQLEVGIQDLERANHRLLVENTADKKHIKTLGHNIETLEARTEELTKQLEETRQLLTAERRKNERLVSELGKAGGEANAIKLKPIVATNNADADAISAQPGYDANTSAPENCSFTFQSPAARNSTGISGIENDSSLDLSMVGGQEGNDEIIKLVSDFEATKKAYMAEQQRCGELEEQLVAIIQENQTLQTRIAQNSGTEEMKSMHDELSILDEVRQGQMCSRCLRSMDDRINDEQSSLAPTEECEEDEENSLLDLEGSRAGDNASEHSQAAYRSNMSIKVMPQHPDSLDLNVPGSPNPYRDLVEKYEALLEVQRSSIARKNTNGGMSLAEEFQSSGEFAQTQKLMLQAAHAVVAENCNTSTNGDAASSCNGSMNNDGKANTKVDKSRGRTPTEFSEAETSSSGYSDETSTKATQTDERPGYFLCSIGDGEDCKFSIYDDASPIDSRFRNRPEYRELFKEIFAVLKKAAENKEEGDKLPLLDDTHPVANTTQKVPPVTPANEELPIDFGDDSQSIISSAVSEQSFAMSECITKLERKTAKKHIIEKNQENKPPMAASIGQLSSPNAKQIVENGRVLTPLKREPLDYLAVGVGIKKKNRRKNRNFSSDRSESPLALPTPPRIFVASGKKRKDVRPYVESPMASTSNQFQTTPASSRASRSAPKYEWNGNSMIIYNRSLSGRVSREVDVSNIPYRPSTVSQDLHKLKKLDLSYAEVLRRADACKSHNQQQQQHYQQQPQRRRNHRH, encoded by the exons atttgcaATTAGCAGCTGAATTGGGCAAGACACTCTTGGAGCGTAATAAAGAACTGGAAACGTTGTTGAAAGACCACAAGCACACCATCGAGGAGCAAGAGCAAGAAATTGTG TATTTAAAAAAGCATACCACAGCATTGCGTGAAGTGAATGATTCCCGCCTGAAGGTCTATGAGCAGTTGGAAGTTGGCATTCAAGATTTGGAGCGCGCCAATCATCGTTTGCTCGTTGAGAACACAGCCGATAAGAAGCATATTAAGAC gCTTGGTCACAACATCGAGACACTCGAGGCTCGCACCGAAGAACTGACAAAACAATTGGAAGAGACCCGCCAACTATTGACCGCAGAGAGGCGAAAAAATGAAAGGCTTGTTTCCGAGCTGGGCAAAGCAGGGGGAGAGGCGAATGCCATCAAGCTGAAACCCATTGTTGCCACCAACAATGCTGATGCAGATGCCATATCGGCCCAGCCGGGATATGACGCCAATACTTCTGCTCCGGAGAACTGTAGTTTTACATTCCAATCACCTGCCGCCCGTAACTCCACAGGCATAAGTGGCATTGAGAATGACAGTTCGCTGGATCTGAGCATGGTTGGTGGCCAAGAGGGCAACGATGAAATCATTAAATTGGTTAGTGATTTTGAGGCAACCAAAAAGGCCTACATGGCCGAACAGCAGCGTTGTGGTGAATTGGAAGAACAGCTGGTGGCCATAA TTCAAGAAAACCAAACTCTCCAGACTCGAATTGCTCAAAACAGTGGCACGGAAGAAATGAAGTCTATGCATGATGAACTATCTATTCTGGATGAAGTCAG GCAAGGACAGATGTGTAGCCGTTGCCTGCGATCCATGGATGATCGCATTAATGACGAGCAATCCTCTTTGGCTCCCACGGAGGAGTGCGAGGAGGACGAAGAGAACAGCCTGCTGGACTTGGAAGGTAGTCGAGCTGGCGACAATGCCAGTGAACACTCGCAGGCAGCCTATCGCTCCAACATGTCGATCAAG GTTATGCCCCAACATCCCGACTCTTTGGATTTGAATGTTCCTGGTAGTCCGAATCCCTATCGTGATTTGGTGGAGAAGTACGAGGCGCTGCTCGAGGTTCAACGATCATCGATCGCCCGCAAGAACACAAATGGTGGCATGTCCTTAGCCGAGGAGTTCCAGTCGTCGGGAGAGTTTGCACAGACACAGAAATTGATGTTGCAGGCTGCTCATGCTGTGGTGGCGGAGAATTGCAATACCTCCACCAATGGAGATGCGGCCAGCAGTTGCAATGGCAGCATGAATAATGATGGCAAGGCCAATACCAAAGTTGATAAGAGTCGTGGTCGTACACCTACCGAATTTTCCGAGGCGGAGACCTCATCTTCGGGCTATTCGGATGAGACTAGTACCAAGGCGACGCAAACGGATGAGAGGCCTGGCTACTTTCTGTGCTCCATCGGTGATGGGGAGGATTGCAAGTTCAGCATTTACGATGATGCCAGCCCCATTGATTCTCGCTTCCGCAATCGTCCCGAATATCGTGAACTTTTCAAGGAGATATTTGCCGTCTTGAAAAAGGCTGCCGAGAACAAAGAAGAAGGCGACAAACTCCCACTGCTGGACGACACTCACCCCGTGGCCAATACCACGCAAAAAGTACCTCCAGTGACTCCTGCCAACGAAGAACTTCCCATTGATTTCGGTGATGACTCGCAGAGCATCATATCGTCAGCCGTCTCCGAGCAATCGTTTGCCATGTCCGAATGCATCACTAAATTGGAACGCAAGACTGCCAAGAAGCACATTATCGAGAAGAATCAAGAAAACAAGCCACCCATGGCTGCGTCCATAGGCCAGCTTTCGTCTCCGAATGCCAAACAAATAGTCGAGAACGGCCGGGTGTTAACACCCTTGAAGCGGGAACCTTTGGACTATTTGGCGGTTGGAGTTGGCATTAAGAAGAAGAATCGTCGCAAGAACCGCAACTTCTCCAGTGATCGTTCCGAATCGCCCTTGGCCTTGCCCACGCCTCCACGCATCTTTGTGGCTAGCGGCAAAAAACGCAAAGACGTTCGTCCCTACGTTGAATCTCCCATGGCATCGACGTCCAACCAATTCCAAACTACCCCGGCCAGCTCGAGGGCCTCACGCAGCGCTCCCAAATACGAGTGGAATGGCAACTCGATGATTATTTACAACCGCAGTCTTAGTGGCCGAGTAAGTCGGGAGGTGGATGTCAGCAACATTCCTTACAGGCCAAGTACCGTCTCGCAAGATCTGCACAAACTGAAAAAGCTTGACCTGTCCTATGCGGAAGTTTTGCGGCGAGCCGATGCCTGCAAGTCGCACaatcagcaacagcagcagcattaCCAACAGCAGCCACAACGACGTAGAAATCACCGCCACTAG
- the LOC106082428 gene encoding cerebellar degeneration-related protein 2-like isoform X2 translates to MASYNELQFDWNILFQQLDYDQWSKTDLQLAAELGKTLLERNKELETLLKDHKHTIEEQEQEIVYLKKHTTALREVNDSRLKVYEQLEVGIQDLERANHRLLVENTADKKHIKTLGHNIETLEARTEELTKQLEETRQLLTAERRKNERLVSELGKAGGEANAIKLKPIVATNNADADAISAQPGYDANTSAPENCSFTFQSPAARNSTGISGIENDSSLDLSMVGGQEGNDEIIKLVSDFEATKKAYMAEQQRCGELEEQLVAIIQENQTLQTRIAQNSGTEEMKSMHDELSILDEVRQGQMCSRCLRSMDDRINDEQSSLAPTEECEEDEENSLLDLEGSRAGDNASEHSQAAYRSNMSIKVMPQHPDSLDLNVPGSPNPYRDLVEKYEALLEVQRSSIARKNTNGGMSLAEEFQSSGEFAQTQKLMLQAAHAVVAENCNTSTNGDAASSCNGSMNNDGKANTKVDKSRGRTPTEFSEAETSSSGYSDETSTKATQTDERPGYFLCSIGDGEDCKFSIYDDASPIDSRFRNRPEYRELFKEIFAVLKKAAENKEEGDKLPLLDDTHPVANTTQKVPPVTPANEELPIDFGDDSQSIISSAVSEQSFAMSECITKLERKTAKKHIIEKNQENKPPMAASIGQLSSPNAKQIVENGRVLTPLKREPLDYLAVGVGIKKKNRRKNRNFSSDRSESPLALPTPPRIFVASGKKRKDVRPYVESPMASTSNQFQTTPASSRASRSAPKYEWNGNSMIIYNRSLSGRVSREVDVSNIPYRPSTVSQDLHKLKKLDLSYAEVLRRADACKSHNQQQQQHYQQQPQRRRNHRH, encoded by the exons atttgcaATTAGCAGCTGAATTGGGCAAGACACTCTTGGAGCGTAATAAAGAACTGGAAACGTTGTTGAAAGACCACAAGCACACCATCGAGGAGCAAGAGCAAGAAATTGTG TATTTAAAAAAGCATACCACAGCATTGCGTGAAGTGAATGATTCCCGCCTGAAGGTCTATGAGCAGTTGGAAGTTGGCATTCAAGATTTGGAGCGCGCCAATCATCGTTTGCTCGTTGAGAACACAGCCGATAAGAAGCATATTAAGAC gCTTGGTCACAACATCGAGACACTCGAGGCTCGCACCGAAGAACTGACAAAACAATTGGAAGAGACCCGCCAACTATTGACCGCAGAGAGGCGAAAAAATGAAAGGCTTGTTTCCGAGCTGGGCAAAGCAGGGGGAGAGGCGAATGCCATCAAGCTGAAACCCATTGTTGCCACCAACAATGCTGATGCAGATGCCATATCGGCCCAGCCGGGATATGACGCCAATACTTCTGCTCCGGAGAACTGTAGTTTTACATTCCAATCACCTGCCGCCCGTAACTCCACAGGCATAAGTGGCATTGAGAATGACAGTTCGCTGGATCTGAGCATGGTTGGTGGCCAAGAGGGCAACGATGAAATCATTAAATTGGTTAGTGATTTTGAGGCAACCAAAAAGGCCTACATGGCCGAACAGCAGCGTTGTGGTGAATTGGAAGAACAGCTGGTGGCCATAA TTCAAGAAAACCAAACTCTCCAGACTCGAATTGCTCAAAACAGTGGCACGGAAGAAATGAAGTCTATGCATGATGAACTATCTATTCTGGATGAAGTCAG GCAAGGACAGATGTGTAGCCGTTGCCTGCGATCCATGGATGATCGCATTAATGACGAGCAATCCTCTTTGGCTCCCACGGAGGAGTGCGAGGAGGACGAAGAGAACAGCCTGCTGGACTTGGAAGGTAGTCGAGCTGGCGACAATGCCAGTGAACACTCGCAGGCAGCCTATCGCTCCAACATGTCGATCAAG GTTATGCCCCAACATCCCGACTCTTTGGATTTGAATGTTCCTGGTAGTCCGAATCCCTATCGTGATTTGGTGGAGAAGTACGAGGCGCTGCTCGAGGTTCAACGATCATCGATCGCCCGCAAGAACACAAATGGTGGCATGTCCTTAGCCGAGGAGTTCCAGTCGTCGGGAGAGTTTGCACAGACACAGAAATTGATGTTGCAGGCTGCTCATGCTGTGGTGGCGGAGAATTGCAATACCTCCACCAATGGAGATGCGGCCAGCAGTTGCAATGGCAGCATGAATAATGATGGCAAGGCCAATACCAAAGTTGATAAGAGTCGTGGTCGTACACCTACCGAATTTTCCGAGGCGGAGACCTCATCTTCGGGCTATTCGGATGAGACTAGTACCAAGGCGACGCAAACGGATGAGAGGCCTGGCTACTTTCTGTGCTCCATCGGTGATGGGGAGGATTGCAAGTTCAGCATTTACGATGATGCCAGCCCCATTGATTCTCGCTTCCGCAATCGTCCCGAATATCGTGAACTTTTCAAGGAGATATTTGCCGTCTTGAAAAAGGCTGCCGAGAACAAAGAAGAAGGCGACAAACTCCCACTGCTGGACGACACTCACCCCGTGGCCAATACCACGCAAAAAGTACCTCCAGTGACTCCTGCCAACGAAGAACTTCCCATTGATTTCGGTGATGACTCGCAGAGCATCATATCGTCAGCCGTCTCCGAGCAATCGTTTGCCATGTCCGAATGCATCACTAAATTGGAACGCAAGACTGCCAAGAAGCACATTATCGAGAAGAATCAAGAAAACAAGCCACCCATGGCTGCGTCCATAGGCCAGCTTTCGTCTCCGAATGCCAAACAAATAGTCGAGAACGGCCGGGTGTTAACACCCTTGAAGCGGGAACCTTTGGACTATTTGGCGGTTGGAGTTGGCATTAAGAAGAAGAATCGTCGCAAGAACCGCAACTTCTCCAGTGATCGTTCCGAATCGCCCTTGGCCTTGCCCACGCCTCCACGCATCTTTGTGGCTAGCGGCAAAAAACGCAAAGACGTTCGTCCCTACGTTGAATCTCCCATGGCATCGACGTCCAACCAATTCCAAACTACCCCGGCCAGCTCGAGGGCCTCACGCAGCGCTCCCAAATACGAGTGGAATGGCAACTCGATGATTATTTACAACCGCAGTCTTAGTGGCCGAGTAAGTCGGGAGGTGGATGTCAGCAACATTCCTTACAGGCCAAGTACCGTCTCGCAAGATCTGCACAAACTGAAAAAGCTTGACCTGTCCTATGCGGAAGTTTTGCGGCGAGCCGATGCCTGCAAGTCGCACaatcagcaacagcagcagcattaCCAACAGCAGCCACAACGACGTAGAAATCACCGCCACTAG